One window from the genome of Elusimicrobium sp. encodes:
- a CDS encoding UMP kinase, translating into MPATCLQPKKKRVLLKLSGEALINEGQRGINPQALKEIAEEIADAYKKSCCELTIVIGGGNVWRGVRDGGGVIDRVNSDSMGMLATVINAIALQSAIEEAGVPTRVLTSINIYQLAEPFVRRKALRHLEKGRIVIFAGGTGNPFFTTDSAAALRASEINADVLLKATQVDGVYDSDPRKNPDAKLISRITYAEAISKQLQFMDTAALALCLENKVPVQVFNLHKKGNIQKALCGEEVGTVIY; encoded by the coding sequence ATGCCTGCCACCTGCCTGCAACCTAAAAAGAAAAGAGTATTATTAAAACTTTCCGGAGAAGCCTTGATTAACGAAGGCCAACGCGGAATCAACCCTCAAGCCCTTAAAGAAATCGCCGAAGAAATTGCAGACGCTTACAAAAAAAGCTGCTGTGAGTTAACCATTGTTATCGGCGGCGGAAATGTGTGGCGCGGCGTGCGCGACGGCGGCGGGGTAATCGACCGGGTAAACTCGGACAGTATGGGTATGCTTGCCACTGTCATCAATGCAATAGCCTTGCAATCTGCCATTGAAGAAGCCGGCGTACCTACCCGCGTGCTTACCTCTATCAACATTTATCAACTGGCCGAACCCTTTGTGCGCCGCAAGGCCTTGCGCCATTTGGAAAAAGGACGCATTGTTATTTTTGCGGGCGGTACGGGAAACCCCTTCTTTACAACCGATAGTGCCGCCGCGTTGCGTGCCTCGGAAATCAATGCAGATGTCCTGTTAAAAGCCACGCAAGTGGACGGCGTGTACGACAGCGACCCGCGCAAAAACCCCGATGCCAAACTCATCAGCCGCATTACCTATGCGGAAGCCATTTCCAAACAACTCCAATTTATGGATACCGCCGCCTTGGCCCTGTGTTTGGAAAATAAAGTACCCGTACAGGTATTCAACTTGCACAAAAAAGGGAATATTCAAAAAGCCCTCTGCGGGGAAGAAGTAGGTACTGTCATTTATTAA